One window of Myxococcus xanthus genomic DNA carries:
- a CDS encoding alpha/beta fold hydrolase, with product MTTWMSGVCETNGINIHYLRTGGANPPVVLLHGLMGNGACWTPLARVLEGQFDVVMPDARGHGGSSTPHHGYRYDDHANDVVGIIRGLELSRPVLLGHSMGGMTAAVVASRGTGGLRGLILVDPTFLSPERQREVRDSDVADQHRWALGLHKSDLVAQARARNPHRSPEIIDLLAEARLNTRLGAFDVLTPPNPEYRDVMSAIGVPTLLVIGDRSPVVTLEMAMGLRSLNPRVRIEQVQNAAHGLPFDQPERLGAVVVQFLRELP from the coding sequence ATGACGACCTGGATGAGTGGAGTCTGCGAAACGAACGGCATCAACATCCACTACCTCCGGACCGGAGGTGCCAACCCTCCCGTCGTTCTGCTCCATGGACTGATGGGGAACGGCGCCTGCTGGACTCCCCTGGCGCGTGTGCTCGAAGGTCAATTCGACGTCGTCATGCCCGACGCCAGAGGGCACGGCGGTTCGAGCACGCCGCACCACGGCTACCGGTACGACGACCACGCGAACGACGTCGTGGGCATCATCCGCGGTCTGGAGCTCTCTCGTCCGGTGCTGCTTGGCCACTCGATGGGCGGAATGACCGCCGCAGTGGTGGCGAGTCGAGGGACGGGGGGCCTCCGCGGCCTCATCCTGGTCGACCCGACATTCTTGAGCCCCGAGCGTCAACGCGAGGTGCGCGACAGCGACGTCGCCGACCAACACCGCTGGGCCCTCGGCTTGCACAAGTCTGACCTCGTTGCACAGGCCCGAGCCCGCAACCCGCATCGCTCGCCCGAAATCATCGACCTTCTTGCCGAGGCGAGACTGAACACCCGCCTGGGCGCCTTCGACGTTCTCACGCCGCCCAACCCCGAGTATCGCGACGTGATGAGCGCGATTGGCGTCCCGACCCTCCTCGTCATTGGAGACCGCAGCCCCGTCGTCACGCTCGAGATGGCAATGGGACTGCGGAGCCTCAACCCACGTGTGCGAATCGAACAGGTACAGAACGCCGCCCACGGTCTTCCGTTTGACCAACCCGAGCGACTGGGAGCCGTGGTCGTGCAGTTCTTGCGCGAGCTGCCCTAA